One region of Gemmatimonadaceae bacterium genomic DNA includes:
- a CDS encoding DUF5519 family protein: MGRQNHSARLESLLREWPGVVVTAHRFGGLEFRVDRREIGHFHPSGLLDLPFPVRLRRELVAAGRADAHHMLPNTGWVTFRVRTEHDLPAAVELLRLNYERLLGTQTRASVNPVVGKVTLVGDRDDMPI; the protein is encoded by the coding sequence ATGGGACGTCAGAATCACAGCGCGCGTCTCGAATCGCTGTTGCGCGAGTGGCCGGGAGTCGTGGTCACCGCGCATCGTTTTGGTGGGCTCGAGTTTCGCGTGGATCGCCGCGAGATCGGTCACTTTCACCCGAGCGGACTGCTTGATCTGCCATTTCCGGTGCGCCTGCGCCGTGAGTTGGTGGCCGCCGGCCGTGCCGACGCGCATCACATGCTGCCCAACACAGGCTGGGTGACATTTCGCGTTCGCACCGAGCATGACCTGCCGGCCGCCGTCGAACTGCTGCGCCTGAACTACGAGCGTCTGCTGGGCACGCAGACACGAGCGAGCGTGAACCCCGTCGTCGGCAAGGTGACGTTGGTCGGGGATCGGGACGATATGCCGATCTGA
- the ada gene encoding bifunctional DNA-binding transcriptional regulator/O6-methylguanine-DNA methyltransferase Ada, whose protein sequence is MQTPALLPTMATVSPIDPVPESVPDPRWRAVLDRDRTWDGAFVFAVSSTRIFCRPSCPSRRPRVDRVAFFTDATSARSAGYRACKRCAPEAANADPSTAAVVRALTHLEGSDGPVALDALATISGLSRAHLQRQFTRLVGCSPQEWQVARRAERLRAGLRTGESVSRAAFDAGFDSLPRAYAASEQHLGMSPGSYRKGALGEMVFFTVVPCALGQALVAMTSRGVCRVILGDDARTLETMLREELHAATLVADDAAVGEVAQAVVTAASGAALATPLPLDLRGTAFQQRVWRELTRIPRGETITYAELARRVGSPGAVRAVGSACGANPTAVIVPCHRVLRSDGALGGYRWGLERKADLLAREADTAQDV, encoded by the coding sequence ATGCAAACTCCCGCACTGCTCCCGACCATGGCCACTGTTTCTCCCATCGACCCCGTTCCCGAATCCGTGCCGGACCCGCGTTGGCGTGCCGTGCTCGATCGCGACCGGACGTGGGATGGGGCATTTGTGTTTGCGGTCTCATCGACCCGCATTTTCTGTCGTCCATCGTGTCCGTCGCGTCGGCCACGCGTCGACCGGGTGGCCTTCTTCACGGATGCGACGTCCGCGCGCTCGGCCGGGTATCGTGCCTGCAAGCGCTGCGCCCCCGAGGCCGCCAATGCCGATCCATCGACGGCTGCCGTGGTGCGCGCATTGACGCACCTCGAGGGCAGTGACGGACCAGTGGCTCTGGATGCGCTGGCAACGATCAGTGGACTCAGTCGGGCCCATCTCCAGCGACAGTTCACGCGTCTGGTGGGCTGTTCCCCTCAAGAGTGGCAGGTGGCTCGGCGCGCCGAACGGTTGCGCGCCGGGCTTCGCACTGGCGAGTCCGTATCACGGGCGGCGTTCGACGCGGGGTTCGACTCGCTGCCGCGGGCCTACGCGGCATCGGAACAGCACCTGGGTATGTCGCCGGGTTCCTACCGAAAGGGTGCGCTCGGCGAGATGGTGTTCTTCACGGTGGTGCCGTGCGCGTTGGGACAAGCCCTGGTGGCGATGACGTCCCGTGGTGTGTGTCGCGTGATTCTGGGTGATGACGCGCGAACGCTGGAGACGATGCTGCGAGAGGAATTGCACGCGGCCACGCTGGTTGCCGATGATGCCGCCGTGGGGGAGGTCGCGCAGGCGGTGGTGACGGCGGCCAGTGGTGCGGCGCTGGCCACGCCGTTGCCACTAGATTTGCGCGGCACGGCGTTTCAGCAACGGGTGTGGCGCGAACTGACCCGTATTCCGCGCGGGGAAACCATCACCTACGCGGAATTGGCACGTCGCGTGGGATCGCCCGGTGCCGTGCGCGCCGTGGGATCGGCGTGCGGGGCAAACCCCACCGCCGTGATCGTGCCGTGTCACCGCGTGCTGCGCAGCGACGGGGCATTGGGCGGATATCGCTGGGGTCTGGAACGGAAAGCCGACTTGCTGGCGCGCGAAGCGGACACGGCGCAGGACGTTTAG
- a CDS encoding M1 family metallopeptidase, whose translation MTLRLLRRHLTSLTIFGSTLGISPFELPAQTVGGLGGAEKFKQMGTDLPTPNGVRTASGAPGRDYWQQKVDYEIDATLDDMRQRLTGRERITYHNNSPDTLRFLWVQLDQNLFTPNSIGNLTRNGPVRAGVRASSIIGLGASDSSGYFGGYTLSGVTSASGAALATTVNGTMMRVELGAPLPPGGVRALRINWTYPILPTTTNQAQGNPRSGQELFPRDGNYVYNVAQWFPRLAVYGDNAGWQNKQFLGGGEFTLPFGDYTVRITVPADHIVAATGTLANPLVTLSVAQRARLVRAQTSDSILHIVTPAEARANETSHSTATKTWVFQAQNVRDFAFATSRKFIWDARGVSIAGKRVIAQSYYPLEAEPLWGQYSTRAVAHALVTYSRHTIPYPYPQATSVHWNGSGMEYPMICFNPRRPNADGSYDDATKFGLISVVIHEVGHNFFPMIVNSDERQWTWMDEGLNSFTQYLSEREWDAAYPSRRGPARNVVDYMRLDKTLQEPIMTNSESVQNLGNNAYLKASTALNILRETVMGPALFDAAFKEYARRWAFKHPTPADFFRTLEDVSAVDLDWYWRGWFYGVDNVDVAIDTVIEFRLDQPATGGAASAADRDRVQKFMAGLSASDRATLGGKRFLYEVNFKNVGGLVMPLAVEFEYDDGTRELVRIPAEIWRVDAGIVTKAFATSKKVTAVTLDPAEETADTELANNTWPRRNDQTKFQRFRGQIIKPLH comes from the coding sequence ATGACGCTCCGTCTTCTCCGCCGCCATCTGACGTCGCTCACCATTTTCGGCAGCACGTTGGGCATCTCGCCCTTCGAACTCCCGGCGCAGACCGTCGGCGGTCTCGGCGGCGCTGAAAAGTTCAAGCAAATGGGAACCGACCTGCCTACCCCCAACGGTGTGCGAACCGCGTCGGGCGCCCCGGGGCGCGACTATTGGCAGCAAAAAGTGGACTACGAGATAGACGCAACGCTCGACGACATGCGGCAGCGGTTGACCGGACGCGAGCGCATCACCTACCACAACAACTCGCCGGACACGCTGCGGTTCCTGTGGGTGCAGCTTGACCAGAACCTGTTCACCCCCAACTCGATCGGCAACCTGACCCGCAACGGGCCGGTGCGCGCCGGAGTGCGCGCCAGCAGCATCATCGGTTTGGGCGCCAGCGATTCGAGCGGCTACTTCGGCGGCTATACACTTTCCGGAGTCACCAGCGCGTCCGGCGCCGCCCTCGCGACAACCGTCAATGGCACGATGATGCGTGTCGAGCTCGGCGCGCCGTTGCCGCCGGGTGGTGTGCGCGCGCTGCGCATCAATTGGACCTATCCGATTCTCCCGACCACCACGAACCAGGCGCAGGGCAACCCGCGGTCCGGGCAGGAACTCTTCCCGCGCGACGGGAACTACGTCTACAACGTCGCGCAGTGGTTCCCGCGTCTGGCGGTCTATGGCGACAACGCCGGGTGGCAGAACAAGCAATTCCTGGGCGGCGGCGAGTTCACGCTGCCATTTGGCGACTACACGGTGCGCATCACGGTGCCCGCCGATCACATCGTGGCCGCGACCGGCACGCTCGCCAACCCGTTGGTCACGCTGTCGGTGGCACAGCGGGCACGACTCGTTCGGGCGCAGACGTCTGATTCCATCCTGCATATTGTGACACCCGCGGAAGCCCGGGCGAACGAGACATCGCACAGCACCGCTACCAAGACCTGGGTATTTCAGGCACAGAACGTCCGCGACTTCGCTTTCGCCACCTCCCGCAAGTTCATCTGGGACGCCCGCGGCGTGTCCATTGCCGGCAAGCGGGTGATCGCGCAGTCGTACTATCCGCTGGAGGCAGAACCGCTCTGGGGCCAGTACTCCACTCGTGCCGTGGCGCATGCTCTGGTCACGTACTCCAGGCACACCATTCCCTATCCGTACCCGCAGGCCACGTCAGTACATTGGAACGGGTCGGGCATGGAATACCCGATGATCTGCTTCAACCCGCGCCGCCCGAACGCCGACGGCAGCTACGACGATGCGACCAAGTTCGGATTGATCTCGGTCGTGATTCACGAAGTGGGACACAACTTCTTTCCGATGATCGTCAACTCCGACGAACGTCAATGGACCTGGATGGACGAAGGTCTCAATTCCTTCACGCAATATTTGTCCGAGCGCGAGTGGGACGCGGCGTACCCTTCGCGACGCGGCCCGGCGCGCAACGTGGTGGACTACATGCGGCTGGACAAGACGCTGCAGGAACCCATCATGACCAATTCCGAGAGCGTGCAGAATCTTGGCAACAACGCGTACCTCAAGGCGTCGACCGCGCTCAACATCCTGCGCGAGACCGTCATGGGGCCCGCGTTGTTCGACGCCGCGTTCAAGGAGTACGCGCGGCGCTGGGCGTTCAAGCATCCCACGCCCGCCGATTTCTTTCGCACGCTCGAAGATGTCTCTGCGGTCGATTTGGACTGGTACTGGCGTGGTTGGTTCTATGGTGTCGACAACGTCGACGTGGCCATCGACACCGTGATCGAATTCCGACTCGATCAGCCGGCCACCGGCGGCGCGGCATCAGCCGCTGACCGGGACCGCGTGCAGAAGTTCATGGCGGGGCTGTCCGCCTCCGATCGCGCCACACTGGGCGGCAAGCGCTTCCTGTACGAGGTGAACTTCAAGAATGTCGGCGGACTGGTGATGCCCCTCGCGGTGGAATTCGAGTACGACGACGGCACGCGCGAGCTGGTGCGGATTCCCGCCGAGATCTGGCGGGTGGACGCCGGGATCGTTACCAAGGCGTTCGCCACCTCGAAGAAAGTGACGGCCGTGACGCTCGACCCGGCGGAAGAGACCGCCGACACCGAGTTGGCGAACAACACGTGGCCCCGTCGAAACGATCAAACCAAGTTTCAGCGATTCCGCGGGCAAATCATCAAGCCGCTCCATTGA